A genomic segment from Micropterus dolomieu isolate WLL.071019.BEF.003 ecotype Adirondacks linkage group LG03, ASM2129224v1, whole genome shotgun sequence encodes:
- the cep192 gene encoding centrosomal protein of 192 kDa isoform X1 has translation MADSFYKLEDEAFPSFLCKSLDSTSGRATLGNVTLGSGPGLPVAASTVAKIRPGSDNRGDPVEASYLEGRELQQANPQSSVGEKPKFALSFKDDLDNADDFIAAHRLSDMLVKINLDETASQNQGSMLGLPPTQMGSVHGRLTELGTDLSTGFLTFAQIGHKESSDAKAQHLQATSEEDNVQSEGVDSDHFSGSNSSFLANEKLMSVDSMNSDITDDDIDSNNLPDDELELYFNKLVPPAMQRGRVEGQEIPAKGLQGDDDDDLSNPSSTEPEQYRHQFLDDYDQEDFQMPHVRLAATGMDSCPASDEDTEDELQSARRNSNATRTRLLPSTSRQLVGESNRPSFRPGLEGGSSDDEASSGRGGPSLSGIEHRRSAEGQVINPPVTGDGGGGDGSSGSEEGGNDGGVSTIPLPPTNIQTTYDVLRGLGIVGSSAVGDDEEGDLNNLPGHGRRSLSRHTEMGDRVGPVGTGETSSSLGPSGGTQRLSPVNWSMVLDRQGTLDAMESTESGLTVDRMLDSVYLRSGAGLRRPQDTANLTVSHLQCTQGSFHLSQVLLPECSDDDDGVDEADGARPSLGLRGGPCGNVTDAEASGSTSEDDHNPLSTSLEPKYFSQSFQQEQEDSDDCWNHCPDNQELDFQQGANATHSVVYQNEEGQWVTDLAYYSSFEKEVDGKTSEDVGQFQTEDFVPASDAMEKIVQDQEEFEKEHQFMQEEKIEPASSNSTFQSDSSWKVPSNSHILMRASQVSSDFKRGDQSYLRLSLGQFFGQRSEALGCLGSTEDVDGFKRPSFGYIITSPEKREPFALIHPSEFSSTDTSPETVELSDADRTLNPEDLDKTLEAPGERMSPKGDTDPEPCKQEDHTVDSAAALPDHRDLSNQSCVSPDNNSSQLILSISTIASAIADASISTDPSQLAAMIMELSKRSRARNRPAVNCREEPHSAKHILPELDHSAVLDTLQRSTCVGELSAFDIEKYLKNTEVSSSSDASVEHTTFDLTGWADNLNSAQRNPLAGYLEEQGSSAPLVDKETQHESNDTEEKAKRGETTLNANSSEVSHSNALSPGHKGDSKRSFIPRPHTSFSSARRSVGSGQSSTLKGSLDKMAACDNSASSATKTCGSSGRTFTERGVKPGDLNPHASNTTSPLETSQKSDKSSAASPGLPRTSPGWRKGQTGSAGQQQQGRPSNSSKNSPPRNIMAAPLPCHSVEKHDDFTYHNTQLPRNSASDLLKGFSEPCVEETQCNFRPSTSPLTHSSPSQTSVPSADGMVSPVSSSGGLADKRPGLGLSPQSPCSSPSLSRLTYISINDGTVIPTPERQKNNCTMALSTTIIRFSPTPPVEPDAQSNIDIPALPKNLDQVQPQHSKSLDPLPAQHCKSPEPSRSGSALSCTRSQSECNYHCPGSRTSDLSAGCRNHNHFSESNVRQLTKVDSGYCSNLNIQQTTSTAAPQSSQQWGASSSVSSSVYAGGLGVPPSYSAEGLRYVPISSFKPQCTGLIDLPHQGDMQSLLNGRSLFNSQLAQQYLGSEAPLHPGAYHVGATGNGLFSIPNGDLTVRHIHPTSAPLGISGAVGSLHLPRPHHRQQDTGMMGKPYSQYGAEPLGAGGLEELRGQVVVPEELRFPHACCVGIASQTSLSLFNPSERWQQVSITVTSLAIDGEKVDSLPYQWLIVKNKTIIGPKSTEEQKVLFIPPQAGVYQCVLSVCSWPASAETEVAARATIFAKRVLLVAIAENPVLEVEVSKSGCLDFGDLPGGSAKSLPLKLLNRTRATVPIRLVISANATAWRCFTFSKHPVTMTSEATPQAGHVTPVSSPSVMNHVLHASYEENSQSFMVWVHFKAPQKYTVSSGELGPADEYCARVDIEVDSPGPSHVINSIPLRARSGTARVHAPKDLQTVSLSAPLGKSSQQMLPLKNAGNIDVQLKLKCSDAEDSFSVTPDELSVRVGEEQGIMVSFKAQGSRKYRESLLTILVLPTGPQYEVTLKGEVVPQDLGKPAIPSPAVLGSGVANAVPPILSNKQFVAWGGVTLGRAVQQKLVLRNNSANATQQLRLLIRGQDQDCFQLQSMFSPEERLTRHGELSIRPREDVTVHLLFAPTRVACMLAKLEIKQSGVRPSQPGVKFTIPLSGYGGTSNIILEDQRKQADGYVATLTDIAVSRVSKACLCVRNTGSRAAFIKAVAFSDVQTRSVMEPSVISLAPSQFVLKERTQEVITVLMKSTQREQTLCQSANAQLATIFLFCGDEVSRQQYRRLLQSKPEAVRKALSENSLLKNIDFNEKFLAEENVTENYDLPQRPNEAHIFYGNMSKIVVSLLGSTKSTNCEESDHTELLPPSARHSSEADSGLPNGNVSLDVLPVKGPQGPALRVTEPSLKNVFSSLQASEPLPRQSESWTIHPEQLVLAAPTINGAATTSQVQIRNNTSRELCFDLSWPAHCLTITPQHGVIEPQCHLQILISPNPSLATKSALLPWSGQIYVQCDGQQKFIKVQIRRDLALDVSATPADTTLSALPPQAATPVLPVGRVSNRPSLPPQTPQASQALVEISNKTIVFPTTPSGETSEAQLEVQNGEVEVRWYLSSFAPPYVKGVDNTGDVYRATYTAFRCSRVSGTLGDHEKMQVPITFLPRDRGDYAQFWDLECHPVSEPQQKTRIRFQLCGTGIKPGPVEGPQEGDCSLVKTEATVKTRKRADASACQTSQEEAVRRGVYSPQDLYAFPATRVGESSTLKVNIRNNSSLTHELKFVNPREPFHIKHSKYSLRSQHYLKLPVQFKPSTAGRHAGLLLVQSETSGSLVIQLTGETSP, from the exons ATGGCAGACAGTTTTTACAAGTTGGAAGATGAAGCCTTCCCCAGTTTCCTCTGCAAGTCTCTGGACAGCACCAGTGGCCGTGCCACACTGGGGAATGTGACATTGGGTTCAGGCCCAGGACTTCCAGTGGCTGCCTCTACAGTGGCTAAAATTAGACCGGGGTCTGACAACAG AGGAGATCCTGTTGAGGCGTCCTATCTGGAGGGGAGAGAGTTGCAGCAGGCTAACCCACAGTCATCTGTTGGAGAAAAGCCCAAGTTTGCCCTCAGCTTCAAAGATGACTT GGACAATGCGGATGACTTCATTGCAGCCCATCGTCTTTCAGACATGCTGGTGAAAATTAACCTGGATGAGACTGCTTCTCAGAACCAAGGCTCAATGTTGGGTCTTCCTCCCACACAGATGGGCTCGGTCCACGGCCGGCTAACGGAACTTGGAACAG ATCTGTCAACAGGGTTTCTGACGTTTGCTCAGATTGGACATAAAGAGAGTTCAGATGCAAAG GCTCAACACTTACAAGCTACATCTGAGGAGGACAACGTGCAGAGTGAGGGAGTGGACAGTGACCATTTCAGTGGCAGTAATTCAAGCTTCCTGGCAAATGAGAAGCTCATGTCTGTGGACAGCATGAACAGCGATATCACAG ATGATGATATTGATTCGAACAACCTGCCTGATGATGAACTGGAGCTGTATTTCAATAAGCTGGTGCCTCCTGCCATGCAGAGAGGCAGAGTGGAGGGTCAGGAGATTCCTGCAAAA GGACTGcaaggtgatgatgatgatgatctatCAAACCCAAGTTCTACAGAACCAGAACAGTATAGACACCAGTTCCTTGATGACTATGATCAG GAGGACTTCCAGATGCCTCATGTGCGTCTGGCTGCTACAGGTATGGACTCCTGTCCTGCCAGTGATGAAGACACGGAGGATGAGCTGCAGTCTGCCAGAAGGAACAGCAATGCTACCAGGACACGACTGTTGCCCAGCACCTCCAGACAGCTG GTCGGAGAGAGTAATCGTCCCAGTTTCAGGCCGGGCTTGGAGGGAGGCAGTTCTGATGATGAGGCTTCCAGTGGCCGTGGTGGTCCATCTCTGTCTGGGATTGAACACAGACGATCTGCTGAGGGACAAGTCATCAACCCTCCAGTCACAG GTGATGGAGGTGGTGGGGACGGGAGCAGTGGAAGTGAAGAAGGCGGAAATGATGGTGGAGTTTCAACCATCCCTCTCCCACCGACTAACATCCAGACCACCTATGATGTCCTGCGTGGGCTGGGGATTGTAGGAAGCAGTGCTGTTGGTGACGATGAGGAGGGCGATCTGAATAATCTGCCAGGACACGGAAGGCGCAGTCTTTCCAGACATACTGAG ATGGGTGACCGTGTGGGACCTGTAGGAACAGGAGAGACCAGCTCCTCTTTGGGGCCATCAGGGGGAACTCAGAGGCTTTCTCCTGTCAACTGGAGCATGGTCCTGGACCGACAGGGGACACTG GATGCCATGGAGAGCACAGAGTCTGGGCTCACTGTTGACCGAATGTTGGACTCAGTCTACCTAAGGAGTGGAGCTGGACTCAGGAGACCTCAGGACACGGCAAACCTAACTGTCTCCCACCTTCAATGCACCCAGGGCAGCTTCCACCTCTCCCAG GTTctgctcccagaatgcagtgatgatgatgatggagtAGATGAGGCGGATGGTGCTAGGCCTTCTTTGGGCTTAAGGGGCGGGCCATGTGGTAATGTGACTGACGCAGAGGCTTCAGGCAGTACCAGTGAGGATGACCACAATCCCCTCTCCACCTCCCTGGAACCCAAGTATTTCTCCCAGAGCTTCCAGCAGGAACAGGAAGATTCAGATGATTGCTGGAACCATTGCCCAGACAACCAGGAGCTGGACTTTCAACAAG GTGCCAATGCCACTCATAGTGTGGTGTACCAGAATGAAGAAGGGCAGTGGGTGACAGACCTGGCATATTACTCCTCCTTTGAGAAAGAGGTTGATGGAAAGACATCAGAGGATGTTGGCCAGTTCCAGACTGAGGACTTTGTTCCTGCCA GTGATGCTATGGAAAAGATAGTTCAGGATCAAGAAGAATTTGAGAAGGAGCACCAATTCATGCAG gaggagaagatTGAACCAGCCAGCAGCAACAGCACCTTTCAAAGTGACTCCTCTTGGAAGGTTCCCTCCAACAGCCACATCCTGATGAGGGCTTCCCAGGTCTCGTCAGATTTTAAGCGCGGGGACCAAAGCTACCTGCGACTGTCTTTAGGGCAATTTTTTggacaacgctctgaagccctGGGCTGTCTGGGCAGCACAGAGGATGTGGATGGATTTAAACGG CCATCCTTTGGCTACATCATTACCTCTCCAGAGAAGAGGGAACCATTCGCCCTAATTCACCCCTCAGAGTTCTCATCTACAGACACCTCTCCTGAGACTGTAGAGCTCAGTGACGCAGACAGGACACTCAACCCAG AGGACCTGGACAAAACTCTTGAGGCACCTGGTGAAAGGATGTCACCGAAAGGTGATACTGATCCAGAACCATGTAAACAGGAG GACCATACCGTTGACTCTGCAGCTGCACTGCCTGACCACAGGGACTTAAGTAACCAGAGCTGTGTGTCGCCtgacaataacagcagccagcTGATACTGAGTATCAGCACAATTGCTTCAGCCATTGCTGATGCTTCCATCAGCACAGACCCTTCACAGCTGGCTGCCATGATCATGGAGCTGTCTAAGAGAAGTAGGGCGAGGAATCGACCTGCTGTCAACTGCAGAGAGGAACCACACTCGGCTAAACAT ATTCTCCCAGAGCTGGATCATAGCGCCGTGTTGGACACACTGCAGAGAAGCACCTGTGTTGGAGAGCTGAGTGCCTTCGACATTGAGAAATACCTGAAAAATACTGAAGTGTCAAGCAGCAGCGATGCCTCTGTGGAACACACTACCTTTGACCTGACCGGCTGGGCTGACAACCTCAACAGCGCTCAAAGGAACCCTCTGGCAGGATATCTTGAGGAACAGGGGAGCTCAGCTCCGCTTGTCGATAAGGAGACCCAACATGAGTCCAATGACACTGAGGAGAAAGCCAAAAGAGGAGAGACAACATTAAACGCCAACTCATCTGAAGTGTCTCATTCAAATGCATTATCTCCAGGTCATAAGGGTGACTCAAAGAGAAGTTTCATTCCTCGTCCTCATACGTCTTTTAGCTCTGCCAGAAGGTCTGTGGGCTCAGGCCAGTCTTCCACTCTCAAGGGGTCTCTAGACAAAATGGCAGCATGTGATAACTCTGCTTCATCTGCCACCAAAACTTGTGGTTCCTCAGGCAGGACCTTCACAGAAAGAGGAGTCAAGCCAGGAGACTTGAACCCACACGCATCCAATACTACGTCTCCCTTAGAAACGTCTCAAAAGAGTGATAAAAGCTCTGCTGCCTCACCTGGCTTACCAAGAACCTCACCAGGCTGGAGGAAAGGGCAGACAGGGAGTGcaggccagcagcagcagggcagaCCCAGTAATTCTTCAAAGAACTCGCCACCCAGGAATATCATGGCTGCTCCACTACCTTGTCACTCTGTAGAGAAACATGATGACTTCACTTACCATAACACCCAGCTTCCCCGAAACTCTGCATCTG ACCTGCTGAAGGGTTTTTCTGAGCCCTGTGTGGAGGAGACACAGTGTAACTTCAGACCGTCCACCTCTCCGCTTACTCACTCCTCTCCAAGCCAGACCTCCGTTCCCAGTGCTGATGG TATGGTGTCTCCGGTGTCGTCCAGTGGAGGTCTGGCAGACAAACGTCCAGGTCTTGGCCTCTCTCCTCAGTCTCCCTGCTCGAGCCCGAGTCTTAGCAGGCTCACGTACATCTCAATCAACGATGGCACTGTCATACCTACACCTGAGAGGCAAAAG AATAACTGTACCATGGCACTGAGCACCACCATCATCCGATTCAGTCCAACTCCACCTGTGGAACCAGATGCACAGTCCAACATTGATATTCCTGCTTTGCCCAAAAACCTGGACCAGGTGCAACCACAGCATTCTAAAAGTCTGGACCCACTACCGGCACAGCACTGTAAAAGCCCGGAGCCGTCACGCAGTGGTTCTGCTCTGAGCTGCACTCGCAGCCAGAGTGAATGCAACTACCACTGCCCTGGTAGCAGAACTAGTGATCTATCAGCTGGTTGCAGGAACCACAATCACTTCTCTGAGTCCAATGTAAGACAGCTCACTAAAGTGGACTCAGGCTATTGCAGTAATCTGAACATTCAGCAAACTACCAGCACTGCAGCTCCTCAGAGCTCTCAGCAGTGGGGAGCTTCTAGCTCGGTGTCGTCGTCGGTGTATGCTGGTGGCCTTGGCGTGCCTCCGTCCTACTCAGCAGAGGGACTTCGCTATGTGCCCATTTCCAGCTTTAAGCCCCAATGTACTGGCTTGATTGACCTTCCCCACCAAGGAGATATGCAGTCCCTCCTCAATGGACGCTCTCTCTTCAACTCCCAGCTGGCTCAGCAGTATTTGGGATCTGAAGCTCCATTACATCCTGGTGCTTATCATGTGGGAGCAACAGGAAATGGTCTCTTCA GCATACCCAACGGTGATCTCACAGTAAGACACATCCATCCCACATCAGCTCCTCTGGGGATTTCTGGGGCTGTTGGGTCGCTTCACCTGCCTAGACCCCATCACAGACAGCAGGATACGGGAATGATGGGAAAACCCTACAGTCAATATGGTGCAGAGCCACTGGGTGCAGGTGGTCTTGAAGAACTGAGAG GTCAAGTGGTGGTGCCAGAGGAACTACGGTTCCCTCACGCCTGCTGTGTAGGCATCGCCTCACAGACCTCCCTCAGCCTCTTCAACCCCTCTGAGAGATGGCAGCAGGTGTCAATCACTGTCACCAGCCTGGCCATCGATGGAGAGAAG GTGGATAGCTTGCCTTACCAGTGGCTTATAGTGAAGAACAAGACGATCATTGGCCCTAAGAGTACAGAGGAGCAGAAGGTGTTGTTCATCCCTCCACAGGCTGGTGTCTATCAGTGTGTCCTCAGTGTCTGCTCCTGGCCTGCATCTGCTGAGACAGAGGTTGCTGCCAGGGCCACTATCTTTGCTAAAAGGGTGTTGCTGGTTGCCATAGCAGAGAATCCTGTGCTAGAG gttGAAGTAAGTAAATCTGGCTGTCTGGATTTTGGAGACCTTCCAGGAGGCAGCGCCAAATCCCTTCCTCTTAAACTGCTCAACAGAACTCGTGCTACGGTGCCCATCCGTCTagtcatcagtgca AATGCTACAGCATGGCGGTGCTTCACCTTTTCCAAGCATCCTGTTACCATGACATCTGAGGCAACACCGCAAGCTGGACACGTGACCCCAGTGtcctctccctctgtgatgAATCACGTGCTACATGCCAGCTACGAAGAG aattCACAGAGCTTCATGGTCTGGGTTCACTTCAAGGCCCCTCAGAAGTACACAGTTTCCTCTG GAGAGCTTGGTCCGGCTGATGAGTACTGCGCTCGGGTGGACATTGAAGTGGACTCTCCTGGTCCGAGCCATGTGATCAACAGTATTCCCCTCAGAGCAAGATCTGGAACCGCAAGGGTCCATGCTCCTAAAGACCTGCAG ACTGTCAGCCTCTCTGCACCGCTGGGTAAATCTAGTCAACAGATGCTGCCATTAAAGAATGCAGGAAACATTGACGTGCAGCTGAAACTCAAG TGCAGTGATGCTGAGGACAGTTTCTCTGTGACACCTGATGAACTGTCTGTGCGAGTGGGAGAGGAGCAAGGCATCATGGTCTCCTTCAAAGCACAGGGCAGCAGGAAATATCGAGAAAG CCTTCTCACCATCTTGGTGCTGCCAACAGGTCCTCAGTATGAGGTAACCCTGAAAGGAGAAGTTGTCCCACAGGACTTGGGGAAACCGGCCATTCCCTCTCCTGCTGTCCTTGGTTCTGGTGTGGCCAACGCTGTTCCACCAATTCTCTCTAATAAACAATTCGTAGCATGGGGAGGTGTCACTCTGGGACGAGCTGT CCAACAGAAGCTGGTTCTAAGGAACAACTCGGCCAACGCCACACAGCAGCTACGGTTACTTATTCGTGGTCAAGACCAAGACTGTTTTCAG CTCCAGAGTATGTTCAGTCCTGAAGAGCGTCTGACTCGACACGGGGAGCTGTCCATTCGTCCCAGGGAGGATGTGACTGTCCACCTGCTCTTTGCTCCCACCAGGGTGGCCTGCATGTTGGCCAAGCTGGAGATCAAACAGTCTGGAGTTCGGCCTTCACAGCCAGGGGTCAAATTCACT ATTCCGCTGTCGGGCTACGGTGGGACCAGCAACATCATCCTAGAGGACCAGAGGAAACAGGCGGACGGTTATGTGGCGACGCTGACCGACATTGCTGTTAGCCGCGTCAGCAAGGCGTGTCTGTGCGTGAGGAACACGGGCTCCAGAGCAGCTTTCATAAAAGCCGTGGCCTTCTCTGATGTACAGACACGATCAGTTATGGAACCTTCTGTCATCAGCCTCGCTCCGTCACAGTTTGTTCTGAAGGAAAGGACACAAGAG GTGATCACTGTGCTAATGAAGTCCACCCAAAGAGAACAGACCCTATGTCAGTCGGCCAATGCACAGCTGGCTACTATCTTTCTTTTCTGTGGAGATGAGGTATCCAGGCAGCAGTATAGGAG aTTGCTTCAGAGCAAACCAGAGGCTGTGCGGAAGGCTCTGTCTGAGAACAGTCTGCTGAAAAACATCGACTTTAATGAGAAGTTCCTGGCAGAGGAAAATGTTACAGAGA ACTACGACCTGCCCCAACGGCCCAATGAGGCTCACATCTTTTATGGAAACATGAGTAAGATAGTGGTGTCGTTGCTGGGAAGTACAAAGAGCACCAACTGTGAGGAGAGCGACCACACTGAGCTGCTGCCGCCCTCTGCCAGACACAGTTCAGAGGCAGACAG CGGTCTGCCAAATGGTAACGTGTCTCTGGACGTCCTGCCAGTGAAAGGCCCCCAAGGTCCAGCACTGAGAGTGACGGAGCCCTCCTTAAAG AAtgtcttttcctctctccaGGCCTCAGAGCCATTACCCAGGCAGTCCGAGTCGTGGACCATCCATCCAGAACAACTCGTCCTCGCAGCTCCCACGATCA atgGTGCAGCCACAACTAGTCAGGTTCAGATCCGGAACAATACATCCAGAGAGCTGTGCTTTGATTTGTCCTGGCCCGCTCACTGCCTTACCATCACCCCTCAGCATGGCGTCATCGAGCCTCA GTGCCACCTGCAGATTTTGATCAGCCCCAACCCTTCACTAGCAACTAAATCTGCCCTGCTGCCATGGAGTGGACAGATTTATGTCCAGTGCGATGGTCAACAGAAG TTTATTAAGGTCCAGATTCGTCGGGACCTGGCTCTGGATGTGTCCGCGACCCCAGCAGACACAACTTTGTCAGCCCTGCCTCCTCAGGCTGCCACCCCAGTGCTGCCTGTGGGCAGGGTCTCCAACAGGCCCTCGCTTCCCCCGCAGACCCCACAGGCATCTCAAGCCCTGGTGGAGATTAGCAACAAGACCATCGTCTTCCCCACCACTCCCTCGGGGGAAACCTCAG AGGCCCAGCTGGAGGTGCAGAATGGGGAAGTGGAGGTGAGATGGTACCTCTCATCATTTGCTCCTCCATATGTCAAG GGGGTTGACAACACCGGAGATGTTTACCGGGCCACTTACACTGCTTTCAGATGTTCCAGGGTCTCAGGCACTTTGGGAGACCATGAGAAGATGCAG GTTCCCATCACTTTCCTCCCCAGGGACAGAGGGGACTATGCCCAGTTCTGGGACTTGGAGTGCCACCCTGTGTCTGAGCCCCAGCAGAAAACCAGAATCCGCTTCCAGCTCTGTGGCACC